Below is a window of Candidatus Poribacteria bacterium DNA.
AGTTTGACATATTCAACGCCCTGCTGAAACGTTGCTGTCGTTTCGGGCCTGCTAACAGATGGCGTGAGACATAAGAGGATAGCCGTGAGGATTAATACCCGATACGTGCACTTTCCAAGCGTCAGGAAACGGCATTCATATCCGGTGTCGCTGTTGATTTCCTCGATTGAATTACGACTGTTTATCCACAACATCTTGTATCCAAGATAATGCCGCCATACTCGAAGACCAGCCGATAGAGGTCACGGCGAGTAGAGCTACCTGTTGTAACTCCTCAGGCGTAATGCCTTCTCGAAGGGCGCGCCGTGTATGGGAGTGGACTGCGCCTTCAGACTTCGCGCCTATCGCCAATGCAAGTTTAACAAGCCTCACGGTTTTCGGTTCAAGAGGACCAGCGGTCCCACACGCTTCACCCAATGCCTGATATGCTTTCCAAACATCGGGATATTCGTCAATCACATTCTGAAGAAAATCGGGTAATTTATCTGTCATTGTTAGTTGTCAGCTGTCGGTTGTTAGTTAAGAGTATAGAAGTCGCGATCGCGGCGTTTGCTCCTACAAGCCAAATGAGAACGTAGCGGAGGATTCGATGCGTTCTATCCAGTTTTCTCTTTTGGCGGTATTCCATTCTCTTGGTGTGCTTGTCCTGTCGATTCGGTTTCCTCTGTCTGTTCCTCATTGAGTCCTGCTTTAAAGTTCGTAACGCTCTTACCGAGTCCTCGCGCCAACTCAGGTAGACGTTTCCCTCCAAATATGAGTAACACGACAGCCAAAACAATCAATAATTCCCATGGACCAAGGCCTAACATATTTATGCCTCCATGTTTTTCGTAGTTCGTGCGCTGTGCGGATGCACGATGGATATTAGCGTATATATTACCACGTTGAAAAAAATATGTCCAATAGTTTTTAGTCCTCAACTGTCAGTTGTCAATTGGAGAGAGCACATCGTGAGAATTAAAAATCTCTGGAAAGGTTCTGCTTTCATCTTGATCTATTTTTACTGTTGTGTTATTGTATCAGGTATTAGGGCTATTCAGTTTTCGATTTTCTGTTGATTCTGTGGGATAAATAGCGACTGAGAGGTCGCTCCTACAGATCGAGATTCTACTTGGAAATCTGTTAGACCCACCTATCATTACCAAAGAGGTGCTTTTTGCTCCCATTGATGCACTTCGCGCTGCATTACATGAACCATCACCACCATTGGAAAAAGACTTGGAACCTCCTTTTCAAGCATCCACTATCCGTCGCTTGGTGCCGAACCCTGTAGATGAGAAAGTGATTGCAATACGGGAAGGGAAACTGAGTCCACTGGCACTAAAACGCCCGTCTCCGGTGCTATGTAAGTCCGAAAGTGGGGATTCGTCACGAGCGATTTCCACTGTGCATGTTATCGAACATGACGAAAAAACAGGCTGTCTTTTCGCGGTTGATGATGTGGGAAACTATCTAACGTTTCTCGAAATTCGTATATCGAAAGACCTATTGGATGCGTGGAGTATTGAGCAACAACAGGTTGCTTTAGGGAACTTTGCAAAAGCTTTACTGAACGCTTTAGAGAGCAAAAGCGAACTTTATGAAATCCCTACCAGACGGGTCCGA
It encodes the following:
- a CDS encoding carboxymuconolactone decarboxylase family protein, which codes for MTDKLPDFLQNVIDEYPDVWKAYQALGEACGTAGPLEPKTVRLVKLALAIGAKSEGAVHSHTRRALREGITPEELQQVALLAVTSIGWSSSMAALSWIQDVVDKQS
- the tatA gene encoding twin-arginine translocase TatA/TatE family subunit encodes the protein MLGLGPWELLIVLAVVLLIFGGKRLPELARGLGKSVTNFKAGLNEEQTEETESTGQAHQENGIPPKEKTG